A single genomic interval of Corvus hawaiiensis isolate bCorHaw1 chromosome 5, bCorHaw1.pri.cur, whole genome shotgun sequence harbors:
- the LOC125326377 gene encoding growth-regulated alpha protein-like yields MNPHLRLLVVLAAAALCQGAPPAGELRCRCVRTVSEVIPPRRLARLEFLVEGPHCAVPEVIATTKQGQMVCLNPTAPWVKLLVTRILRSSPNKL; encoded by the exons ATGAACCCGCACCTTCGCCTCCTCGTCGTCCTGGCCGCCGCCGCTCTATGCCAGG GAGCGCCGCCAGCCGGGGAGCTGCGCTGCCGCTGCGTGCGGACCGTGTCCGAGGTGATCCCGCCGCGGCGCCTGGCCCGCCTGGAGTTCCTCGTGGAGGGGCCCCACTGCGCCGTGCCCGAGGTCAT AGCCACGACGAAGCAGGGACAGATGGTCTGCCTGAACCCCACCGCACCCTGGGTCAAGCTGCTGGTCACCAGGATACTCCGCAG TTCACCCAACAAGCTCTGA
- the LOC125326830 gene encoding interleukin-8, producing the protein MNGKLVAVLALFLISAALSEGKTLARMGTELRCQCIATHSKFIPPKSIQDVKLTQSGPHCKNVEVIATLKDGREVCLEPTAPWVQLIVKAILARAQQNSDSPL; encoded by the exons ATGAACGGCAAACTCGTGGCTGTCCTGGCTCTTTTCCTGAtctcagcagctctgtctgAAG GTAAGACCCTGGCAAGGATGGGAACTGAGCTCCGGTGCCAGTGCATAGCCACTCATTCCAAGTTCATTCCCCCGAAATCCATTCAAGATGTGAAGCTGACACAGAGCGGCCCCCACTGCAAGAATGTTGAAGTCAT AGCAACTCTGAAGGATGGCAGAGAGGTGTGCTTGGAGCCCACCGCTCCCTGGGTACAGCTGATTGTAAAGGCAATCTTGGCCAG GGCTCAACAAAATTCTGACTCTCCTCTCTAA